One genomic segment of uncultured Desulfobacter sp. includes these proteins:
- a CDS encoding Lrp/AsnC family transcriptional regulator — MTLLDGSLDELEIQIILALQKDARKSYKSIAKELGVAEGTVSNRVNRLIQQGILKLEARVNPFAMSNKVAAIVGINTTRNHHTKAAKEIMALSNVNAVWATTGKYDMFVEVLADSIKELNVFIFEEGLSNIEGIEATETHIILHSESKFFKIAPSQASL; from the coding sequence TATACTGGCGCTTCAGAAAGATGCCCGTAAATCGTATAAAAGTATTGCCAAAGAACTGGGCGTGGCCGAAGGCACGGTGAGCAACCGGGTTAACCGGCTTATCCAGCAGGGCATTCTTAAACTTGAAGCCCGGGTCAACCCCTTTGCCATGTCCAATAAAGTAGCCGCAATTGTCGGCATAAACACCACGCGCAACCACCATACCAAAGCAGCAAAGGAGATCATGGCCCTGTCCAATGTCAACGCAGTATGGGCCACCACGGGGAAATACGATATGTTTGTTGAAGTGCTGGCCGATTCAATCAAGGAGCTCAATGTTTTTATATTTGAAGAGGGGTTAAGCAACATTGAAGGCATAGAAGCCACTGAAACCCATATCATTCTTCACTCGGAGTCTAAATTTTTCAAAATCGCCCCGTCCCAGGCGTCACTTTGA
- a CDS encoding MTH1187 family thiamine-binding protein, which translates to MNVIIDLCVVPMGVGLSVSKYVAACHEIITKAGLKSNLHAYGTNIEGDWDTVFKAVKDCHEKIHDMGAPRITTTIKLGTRTDRKQVMEDKIKSVKEKL; encoded by the coding sequence ATGAATGTTATTATTGATCTTTGTGTTGTTCCCATGGGCGTAGGCTTGTCTGTATCCAAATATGTAGCCGCATGCCATGAAATTATTACCAAGGCAGGACTTAAATCAAATCTGCACGCATACGGCACCAACATTGAAGGAGACTGGGACACGGTGTTTAAAGCAGTTAAAGACTGCCACGAAAAAATCCATGATATGGGCGCACCCAGAATAACAACAACCATAAAACTTGGCACCAGGACCGACCGGAAGCAGGTCATGGAAGACAAGATCAAAAGCGTTAAAGAAAA
- the htpX gene encoding zinc metalloprotease HtpX, whose protein sequence is MGNQFKTGMLLIMMTGLFLVLGYLLAGQTGMFIALIFAGVINISSYWYSDKVVLKMYRAQPLERSQAPDLFDTVARLARNAGLPMPKVYLIPDAAPNAFATGRDPEHAVVAVTQGLMNMMNQQELEGVLAHELGHVKNRDILISTIVATLAGAIMWIATIARFSAFFGGSDDDDGGLGIIGVLVISMVAPIAAMIVQMAVSRSREYLADATAASITGNPNGLASALSKLGGFSRSRAQIDANPATAHMFIVNPLTGKQMMNLFSTHPPIEDRVARLVGSQQHGQRFSGNPHQEDKGNRSAGASMEDQSRSFWDNMS, encoded by the coding sequence ATGGGAAATCAATTTAAGACCGGCATGCTGCTGATCATGATGACCGGGTTGTTCCTGGTACTCGGATATCTTTTGGCAGGGCAGACCGGCATGTTCATTGCCTTGATTTTTGCCGGTGTCATTAATATTTCAAGTTATTGGTATTCGGATAAAGTTGTTTTAAAGATGTACCGGGCCCAGCCCCTGGAGCGGTCCCAGGCTCCGGACCTGTTTGACACCGTGGCCCGACTTGCCCGAAATGCCGGTTTGCCCATGCCCAAGGTTTATCTTATTCCCGACGCAGCGCCCAATGCCTTTGCCACGGGCCGAGACCCGGAACATGCTGTGGTCGCCGTGACCCAGGGCTTGATGAACATGATGAACCAACAAGAGCTTGAAGGGGTTCTGGCCCATGAACTGGGTCATGTAAAAAACCGGGATATTCTTATCTCTACCATTGTGGCCACCCTGGCCGGAGCCATCATGTGGATTGCAACCATTGCCAGGTTTTCAGCCTTTTTCGGCGGCTCGGATGATGATGACGGGGGCCTTGGAATCATTGGTGTGCTTGTGATCTCCATGGTGGCACCCATTGCCGCCATGATCGTCCAGATGGCCGTGTCCAGATCCAGGGAATACCTGGCAGATGCCACTGCGGCAAGCATTACCGGAAACCCTAATGGCCTTGCATCAGCTTTGTCAAAGCTTGGGGGCTTCAGCCGCAGCCGGGCTCAAATTGATGCTAACCCCGCAACCGCCCATATGTTTATTGTTAATCCGTTGACCGGAAAGCAGATGATGAATCTATTTTCCACCCATCCGCCCATTGAAGATCGTGTGGCCCGGCTTGTGGGATCGCAGCAGCATGGTCAGCGTTTTTCCGGTAATCCACATCAGGAAGACAAAGGTAACCGTTCCGCCGGCGCAAGCATGGAAGACCAAAGTCGGTCATTCTGGGACAATATGTCCTGA